The Pristiophorus japonicus isolate sPriJap1 unplaced genomic scaffold, sPriJap1.hap1 HAP1_SCAFFOLD_1943, whole genome shotgun sequence genomic interval gcacctccccttttcctaatctgtcaccattcagataatagtctgtctctctgtttttaccaccaaagtggataacctcacatttatccacattatacttcatctgccatgcatttgcccactcacctaacctatccaagtcactctgcagcctaatagcatcctcctcgcagctcacactgccacccaacttagtgtcatccgcaaatttggagatactacatttaatccccttgtctaaatcattaatgtccagtgtaaacagctggggccccagcacagaaccttgcggtaccccactagtcactgcctgccattctgaaaagtccccatttactcctactctttgcttcctgtctgacaaccagttctcaatccacgtcagcacactacccccaatcccatgtgctctaactttgcacatcaatctcctgCGTGATATCGGAGTgaagggtgcgggcagggaagtggagccgagtccgtgATCGTATgctaaatagttgcggccccagcgctgatccctgcggcaggctcgaggggccgaacggccgactcctgctcttatttctgagGTCACGTGCTCACCGTAGTTCTCCATCTGCTCCAGGATCTGTATGGCACACTCTTGCTGCCGGGGAAAGTGGTTGAACATCCGCTGGATGTAGCTCCGCGGCACGAAGACCTCCTTGGGGAAGACGTCGAGCAGGCGGTTGTAGACCTCCAGCTCCCGCTCCACCCCGAATTCTGGCATCTTTCGCAGCGCCGTGTAGATGAACTCCACGTGGCCCCGTCGGCGGATGTCGCGCCCGCGGAAAGCCCCCAGCACCCGCTCGAAGGTGGCCCGGTTCCGCGAGCCTGCCCCAGCccgggcgaagaggtcctccgacgTGACCAGGGCCCACTCCCGCTCCCCGGGGTCCTTCTTGGGGTGCGTCGGCTCGGGGGAGCGGGCTGGGACCTCCTTGCGGCCCCAAGCGCTGGTGTGGAGCCTCGGGGAGCTGTCCATCACCTTCGAGATCAAGAGGAACAGAAGAACACACAATAATAATTGCTTTAAATCGGGCGCAATCTAATTAAATAGAGGAAttgaggtgccacataaatggttcattctcgggttggtaaccagtaactagtggggtgccgcagggatcagtgctggggacccagctatttagtgcacaagataaaagttcacggggctgggggtaatatattagcatggatagaggattggttaactaacagtaaacagagagtcgagataaatgtttcattctcgggttggcaatcagtaactagtggggtgccacagggatcagtgctggggccccagctatttacaatctatattaacgacttggaagaagggactgagtgtaacgtagccaagtttgttgacgatacaaagatgggaggaaaagcaatgtgtgaggaggacacaaaatctgcaaaaggacacagacaggctcagtgagtgggcaaaaatttgtccgatggagtataatgtgggaaagtgtgaggtcatgcactttggcagaaaaaaataatcacagagcaagttattatttaaacggagaaagattgcaaagtgccgcagtacagcgggacctgggggttacttgtgcatgaaacacaaaaggttagtatgcaggtacagcaagtgatcaggaagggccaatggtatcttggcctttattgcaaaggggatggagtataaaagcagggaagtcttgctccagttatacagggtattggtgaggccacacctggagtactgcgtgcagttttggtctccgtatttacgaaaggatatactttgctttggaggcagttcagagaaggttcactcggttgattccggggatgagggggttgacttatgaggaaaggttgaggaggttgggcctctacacattggaattcagaagaatgagaggtgatcttatcgaaacgtatcagattatgagggggctcgacaaggtggatgcagagaggatgttcccactgatgggggagactggaactagggggcatggtcttagaataaggggccgcccatttaaaactgagatgaggaggaatttcttctctcagagggttgtaaatctgtggaactcgctgcctcagagagctgtggaagccgggacattgaatatatttaagacagagatagacagtttcttaaccggtaagggggagggcagggaagtggagctgggtccatgatcggatcagccacgatcgtattaaatggcggagcaggctcgaggagatttaccaggatgttgcactggagagggtacagaggagatttaccaggatctttcatggactggagaattttggcgatgaggaaagattggataggctggggttgtttgctttggaacggaggaggc includes:
- the ecsit gene encoding evolutionarily conserved signaling intermediate in Toll pathway, mitochondrial; the protein is MNTVLARLMRRGLRLTPRPSACPRPLASPREPEANPIVTPLQVMDSSPRLHTSAWGRKEVPARSPEPTHPKKDPGEREWALVTSEDLFARAGAGSRNRATFERVLGAFRGRDIRRRGHVEFIYTALRKMPEFGVERELEVYNRLLDVFPKEVFVPRSYIQRMFNHFPRQQECAIQILEQMENYGILPNTATKSLLVQIFGPKSHPMRKFQRLLYWFPRFKHVNPFPVPEPLSMDPLELARIGLERIAGDPSSEVTVYQIPHTERGPDGRAIHFPHVV